The window ATAATAATCTGcacgcatgtttttgtttactgtacaatttttttaattttgtttaatttattttaaaacttttaattttgcacggtttataaattaaaaaaatgcagagCACTTTCGCCTGGCTGCAGTCTGAGTGGACGAATCACATTTTTTCAGAAACAAAAGCATTAGGAGTAGAAATCAAGTCTGCTTTAAAGGCAATGACGGCTGAACTTTTTTCAATCAATATTCCAAAACAATTCCGTCGAGACAAGTTTTGATTtgcagaaattttttaaatcacgaAACAATCTGCGTTGACCTTCTATTTTCTTAATGCTACAGAGCTTAGTCAGCTAAAACTCATAAAGACCGATAAAAGAAATCACTtagcagataaaaaaaatttcgagtCTGTTGCAAATGAAACTTAaggttaaagaaaaaaattccacTGATCACGACTGAATTGGcctagaactttttaaaaagtgttttgaaaGTCAAATCAAGTGCTAGGGTATAatctttaatgatttttacgCGTTTTTAAGAGATtgctttatgtttaaacttttaccccagaaatatttgaaatattttataatttgagtTAGGTATTATATTCTACTTTTAGgatgtatattttgttttaaaattaaaatttttttctgtgtttCCGAAAAAATAGTAAGATTTTTGGCATGATTTTAAGcaaagagttttattttattttttgtaaaattttttattttgatttttaggaTCTTATAATATGATAAACTTGAAATTCAGGTTAAATTAAGTGAAACTTTGtgatttccattttttaagTGTGGAAACAATGgtcttttaaatggtttttaatatGGTTTAAGTTGAAACGGCTTTTATAATAGCATTATTTTAGGTCTGATGACGGTCTAAGCTATTCagttcaaaatataacaaatagaTTAATACTCTCATTTGCCAATTAAATGGGGGAATCTTATAAAATGAGATcgtcagaattaaaaaaaaagtaaacaataaaaacaacaaacttttgacgataaaattttatcaacattttgaATGGTTACagcaaataaaactaattttaaataaagttaatcaGAAGCAATTCTGAAATAAAGATGGTGTAGCTCCTAGGATGTCACTTTAGTCAGCCTCATGAGGTAGTATTACCATTTTTCCTAAAATTGttgttgataaaaagttatacttatttatcaattttatattttaaagtttcacaGAATAagttaatatcaaattaatccatacatttttaagattttgaagTTTGTGAAACCTTTAGTATGGTTACACTTGCCACGCTTTGATACACATTGCAATGACGAAAAATACACGCTATCTAGGTCATACAGCTTACATTATCGTGGTCGCAGTGCATGTAGGGTAGAGCAGGGCATATAGGAACACTTAAGAAATAAATGCTAGTTGCAGATAAACCAATCATAgttaacactgttttttataaattttctcaTATCATTTCTCATCATCAAAAACTCATTGATATaagaaaacgaaaaaataaaaagcaatatctaaaaataaactacGACGACCAATGTAACAAAACTTTAGACTAgcaaaatttttagattttgcaaACGGGGAAAACGGGGCAAATTTCACGCTCATGCACAAATTAGCAATAGTTCAAGATCGTTTGTCGTTGTATCGCTTAAGAAAATAGGCAAATTTTGCTTTTCGCAAACTTACGGATGCATTATGGttcttttaatgcattttggtatttcatacattaaactttttttacaataatgagacacaatagtttaaaatattttttcgaataaaaaatttattgtaagatAAAAGGCTTCAGGTATAACTGTCCCGTTATGCCCCACTGTGCCGATATGCCATCTTTACCCTACTGCAGTCAATGTATTTACTGTATACATTGGCTCACGTAAACGAGGATAGGTGcagtaaagtaaatttatatcgACGGGtgtataatacaaataatgccTGAAGGCGGCTTATAGGTTGGAAACGTAAAAAAAGAAGCGTCGCtgaatcaattaaaatttttttaaacataatacttaatttaaaccttttaagaacgtttcaaaaatttaaccattttagatttttaaaagataagaaGCAGAAGCCACGGGAGTGTTTTTCACAACTTTGGGGAAAAAAAACTCCCTTGGACTAACGGCAATAGGGAGGTGGAAGCCAAATGATGTAATGATGACAATttctagaaacttttttttttttttttttttttttttaattttattttgccgTATAATTTTGCCGTATATTTACAATGAGATAAACcgtttacatatataataaatggcCGGAGCATGAAGAAGACAtactgtcttatcaccgagccccgttaACATTGAAGCCGTCAGttaatattacaatttaaaaactttaaacataaaagtatatatatatatatatatatatatatatatatatatatatatatatatatatatatatatatatatatatatatatttctacaaagatattataaaacttataataagatattaaaatattaaagatattaaaaagctttttaaactagcaaacaaaaacaaaaattaacctactaattactctttaatattatatttaatattctaaacaatagtctgctattgtaaatgtatttcttatcttataagttttgaatttacaaacgatttttttaagttttattatttgaaatactaattactaaaaatattgtaaaattttataatttcaatttttattaaaaaaagttattgtaaattctttttgtaatattaatacttctatatcatcttattttactaatcagttcttaaatataaatactctttgaattactaaatattttaaacgttatatattttattttttgcattttgttaaaacattttatttgatgaatatgcattttttttttttttttgggggggggggggcttaatgataagatgaattttgtcttcttcaagccccagtcatataaatatttgtttttataaattacgagtgtaaattattttcaatcggcaaatacaatactaaaaaaaaaaaaaaaaaaaaaaaaaaaaatagcataagttttcaataacaacaaatttaaatgaaaaataaaagtcataagatcaaaaaaaaaataagttatgactttttcacaaaaaaaacaaacaaaaaaaagtagatgAAAACCTattcagtttatatatatatttttattattttataatcaaattttaaaataaatattttagatcgAAATTTTTTCCTAATAAGAAACGTTTACATACTATTTTGAATTGTTCAAAAGATATGTTTTGaagaatgttatttttattaattttttaaaaaaattcattccaTAGAAATGCTCCACGATATTGAATTTGGAATGAACTgagtttgaaataaaatcttggaactacaaaattatcatttgaaaaatttgtggGGTACTTATGAGAAATTTTAGTAAAGTAAGAGTGAAATATATTAAGCGACAAACCATGTTTAGATTTAAACATGAACAGCATAACTTGAtatatgttaagtttataaacattgagtgcattaagttccattaaaaaagGCTCTCCATGAGCAGTTCTCTTAAcgccaaaaataattttgcatgcaattttttgtttactataaatttttttaagctttccATAGTTGCTACTTACCCATGCAATATTGCAATAGGATAGATAACTAtggataaatgaaaaatatataatttttaaagacttgatattaagaaatggtttaactctatataaaacagaaatagttttggaaattttattttcaatagatttaatatgagatttccatgatatattttcatctaatattATTCCCAGGAAGTTTACATTTGATTCTCTTTTAATTACTGAATTATTCATAAAgagattgggtaattttagaGGGAGGTGATCACTCTTACTAGGTttatgaaacaacaaaaatttagttttcagtacatttaatgaaagtttattacaaataatcaaatcattaacttttattagttcttcattaaatattttaaaaagatcttttatatttttatttgagtaaaaaagATTAGAGTCGCCAGCAaacaaaacaagatttaaagtCTTTGAAGCTAAATATAAATCGTTAATGTACAACAAGAATAATAGTGGTCCTAGGATGgatccctggggaacaccacaagttataaatttgtttcctgtttcattttctttataCACTATGTATTGTTTCCTGTTTGACAGGTAATTTTTAAACCAGAGTAGGTTATTGTTTAATACTCCATAGAGTTCTAGTTTTTCTATAAGTATGTCATGGTCAActgtgtcaaatgcttttgacaaatcaataaaaactcctagtGTATAACAATCATTATTGAACCCATcggatatataatttattaaatcgATTACTGCATGATCcgttgaatgttttttttttgaatccaaattgtttgttatacagtattttgtttttggttaAATAGTTATTAAGCATATCATACATAGTACGTTCtaacaattttgaaaagcatggtaagacagaaataggtctataatttgaCATAATTGTGTTATCGCCAGTCTTAAAAATAGGTgatattttagcaatttttaatttctccggTACAATACCGGATTGTATTGAAAggttaaaaatatgaaacaaagaTGGTTCTATGATATCGAAGATTGCTTTAACTACGTTCACGCTAATTTGATCAATGCCAGcggatttattatttttcagactATTGTACGCATTGCGCACCTCAGttatatttaaactaacttCTTTGATAGATATATTGGTTGGTTTTATATAGGATTTAAAATTTGTGGTGTTTTTTGGGATTTTACTTGCTAAATTTGGGCCAACTTCAAGGAAATAGTCGTTGAGCTTTTCAACGATGGTTTCTTTATTACTGATCATTTCCCCATCAATTATGAGTTTTTGTGGCAAATTATTGCTAGAACAtctttttttaccaattatcTGGTTAATAgaacatctttttttaacaatctgGTTTCCTTCtgttttttttagcatcttagcataataatttcttttagagtgtttctttgttttttcaaataaacttttataatttttgtaatttatttcatttgtgaatgatttatgttttagatatttttcataaagtttttgttttctcttaaaTGATTTAAGTAAACCTTTGGTCATCCAAGGGCTTAAAAgtgattttgaatttataactattttttttagtggAAATGCCAAATCgtaatatttacaaaactgcGCCAAAAAAAGATCATACGCCTTATTTGCCTCTTGTGATTGTAATATAAGGTCCcaatcaattttttctgataAGAGATTTCGAAAGTGCAAcaaggagttttcattgatctgtcgcATTTGGATTGTAGATTTTAAAGCAGAATAATTATcagttatattatttgtaattaagaatatTGGGAAATGATCTGTTATGTCAGTTTTGATTATACCAGATTCTAGGAggcaattataaatattattagtaaatatattatcCAGTAATGTTGATGAAGTGTTAGTTATTCTGATTGATTTGCTTATTGTTGGAATTATATCATGTTGAAttaaggtatttaaaaaatattgaacatttACATTTGAAGAATGATTTAACAAGTTTGTATTGTAACGTTCTATATTAAAAACAGGGAGCCTCATAAGCTCACTGATGTAATATTTGAGTGTGTGAGAACGAGTGTGTGAGAATGAGTAAAGCAGGCTAAGGAACTCAGGCAGACTAAGTAAGTTACGTAAGGTTAACTAAGgttaagtaagtaagtaagtaagatAACGgcggctttaaaaaaaaaagaaacaatataaAAGTAACATAAACAAGTAGGCCtactaagaaaaaataaagacagAATAAGTAGGTAAGACTGTAAgactgtatattttttattatatccttaaaaataaaaagatgtataaaaatacaagttaaaaaaatatacaagtctttttttaaaagttttacattaTGCGTTTAGACGACGTTGATTTTACAGATGTTAAACGAAATTTGTTTCCTAGAACAGCAATTTTGTTTCCTAGAGCAACAAAATTTGTTTCCTAGAgcaaaaaatcctttttttgattattatgataaaagtTCTTTTGACGAAAACGATTTAACTGATCCTAATATTAGTGGATTAAGATTTATTCGACGTAGAAGacgtaaaagtaaattaaaaaagataaagcatCAAATTTGTAGAAAAGGACTCGTAtgttatagaagaacaaatacttgttataaaaataacaaataaaatcgAGATTTAGGACGAGTGGGTAAACCGATATATCGATTTGTTTGGACTTCTGTTgatcataaaaaacaaagaaatcaaatttttaaaatatgagaaTAAGACATTATCGAAAACACGgtaaaagataagttttttttacataaaaaacaaacaccACATCCTAGAACTTATAACGCGTTAATTAGGAGAGGAAGAAAACGTTTGCTTAGAAAACGCGGTAAAGGTTTCCTTGGTAATTTTTTAAGAGGTATACCTGGTATCGCAcctttttcaaactatttttttaaaggaataaaaaacGAGTATAAAAAGACGATACATGttaacgtttatttaaaaatgagttcACTACGGAGATGTAACAAGATTTATCGAAAAACTCACGTGAAGAAATATTGCTcgaaatgttttgcaaaaacattttttgaacacGTTAACGAAAAATTAGATGATTATTTGCTGTTATTACGAGAAATGAAAAGATatgaaagaaacaaaataaaaaatttgcgaACAGATACTAGCGAACGTGAAGAATATAATTATATTCGAATACAAGTCTAATTTTGATgtgagcatatatatatatgtatatatatacatatatatatatatatatatatatatatatatatatatatatatatatatatatatatatatatatatatatatatatatatatatatatatgtatatatatgtataaatatatgtgtgtatatatatatgtatatatatatatatatatacatacatatatatatatatatatatatatatatatatatatatatatacatatatatatacacacacacacatatacatatatatatatatatatatatatatatatatatatatatatatatatatatatatatatatatatatatatatatttatatatatatatatatatatatatatatatatatatatatatatatatatatatatatatatatatatatatactttatgtaattaaatgaataaaaacaactaaatatcgggacttaaagtttcatgcccgaaggcaatcatcagccgtgaatacaaacaaaa is drawn from Hydra vulgaris chromosome 07, alternate assembly HydraT2T_AEP and contains these coding sequences:
- the LOC136082540 gene encoding uncharacterized protein LOC136082540, translated to MRLPVFNIERYNTNLLNHSSNVNVQYFLNTLIQHDIIPTISKSIRITNTSSTLLDNIFTNNIYNCLLESGIIKTDITDHFPIFLITNNITDNYSALKSTIQMRQINENSLLHFRNLLSEKIDWDLILQSQEANKAYDLFLAQFCKYYDLAFPLKKIVINSKSLLSPWMTKGLLKSFKRKQKLYEKYLKHKSFTNEINYKNYKSLFEKTKKHSKRNYYAKMLKKTEGNQIVKKRCSINQIIGKKRCSSNNLPQKLIIDGEMISNKETIVEKLNDYFLEVGPNLASKIPKNTTNFKSYIKPTNISIKEVSLNITEVRNAYNSLKNNKSAGIDQISVNVVKAIFDIIEPSLFHIFNLSIQSGIVPEKLKIAKISPIFKTGDNTIMSNYRPISVLPCFSKLLERTMYDMLNNYLTKNKILYNKQFGFKKKTFNGSCSNRFNKLYIRWVQ